In Mangifera indica cultivar Alphonso chromosome 7, CATAS_Mindica_2.1, whole genome shotgun sequence, the genomic window GAATCAGACCGAAATCGGCTTGGATAAAACCAAAACTGGAACCGACAAATCCAAAACTGGACTGAACCGGAACTGAAACCAGATTTTAGAGGTTCGGTTTTGGTTTACCTAACTTTGAACCGTGAAATTGTCGGTTCACACCTGGTTTATTAACCGACATGTAAACCGgtggtttactgtgctgaaccaaaaaattttgaattttttttaatttattaaacagCCAACGATTCcttgcgcagggaaccgttggcttgcagaagaaaattgcaggggaccgttggtcccctccAGTTTTCACAACTTTTGTAGGGGTTAAAATCGCAATTCacccccctattttttaatttttttcaaaatttttttttcctatatatataccctttcaaatttcaatctctccactctctcactcaatccttcaaactctcattctcattctttcaactcttaatactctctcaatctttcaattcaatcaaatcctcttaaatttaattaaattctttcttaattttttattaattccaatttctatttttattatacaattcataattaattatagaatttattactataattaattttatttattatttatttattatctttcataattaatcgtataatttatttattatcttttataattaatcacataatttatttatataattaattttatttattatcaaaaaatgacaagtagtgaaaattcttttggtaataggagatttggtcaatattcacatatatcaaatgtgaatgaaaatcaatttatagatgatttttcaacagaAGAAAGTGAAAGCTAATATatagaggtggagcaacaacaacaacatcaacaatagATGAGGATGGAACATTCTCAAAAAATTCcaacatccgatattttcaagattcatttcaagaaaatacaaaaggaagatggtaatttcgatgttgcttgcaattattataggcaaatttataaatttaaacaaggaggtggatatgggacattcaaaagacacttggagtcaaagcatccagaaaaaatggggcaaagtcgaggccaaacacaaataactggATATGGTTCTatacacaaatctttatttatgtatagtgataataaaagtaaagaaaaatttgcaaaaatggtagcaatagatcatttagcagttagttttggtgaaaatttaggttttaataattattgtaaaaccgCATTAAATCttgcatataaaactattccaagaaacacattaaaaagaacattatttagtttatataaaaaacaaaaaaaaagaattaattcaattttttacaaattttaatgggcgtgtatttatatttagtaatatttggagtgaccattggcaagtttactcttatatgggtataacttgtcattggatagatgacaattttctattacaaaaaaaaattttagtatttaaggTGTTTGATGAATGACATACgaccgataatatttatagaataattaaaagaatattagaataatataaattactttataaaattttttcaatttcatttaataataCAAGTTCAAATACtgtctcaataaatgatttaattaatatttgcaaacctaatttaggtggtagattttttcatattaaatgtgcatgtcatatattaaatttatgtgtacaagatggtttacattgttttaataattttattagtctaataaaaacaacaatttcatttttatggacacatccccaaactatgaaagaatggggtaaattttgtaaacaacataataaaagactaaaaagatttcctaaagacgtgccgactcgttggaattcaacatatgaattactcaacgagttttttgattatatgaatttattatgttcatttatttcacaacatgtgtcacaagttacattatatcctcaacattgagatatttgtaaaacaattttaaatgtattaaaaaattttaataatacaacatatactttaagtatGGTTTATTATCTtacttttcatttgtttttaaataaagttgttaatattattgaggctttacaagaagccgaacaaaatattattctacaagaagctacttttttaatgaaaacaaaatggttaagttactataaaacaattgcagaactttttcttgttgcatgtttttttgatcctagatttaaattagatggtgtcacagattatttgacattatattatgaatgtttgcaattagatgaagttaatatttcattaactataactaacattatgaatttaattaaagaaatttatgttgaatattcattaatttatgataaccaaggtggttcttcttcctctttaccacctattgccccatcatcaacccaaaatatgagttatagtgatcgtattatgacgcaaaggggcaaaagcccaagaggaacattaggctccacctcggagcttgatatttatttaattactatttttgagtttggtgacaataatataagtaaagattttccagttttagaatggtgaaATAGACATGCATCAACATTTCCAACATTAGCAGTTATTACTAAACAAGTTCTGGcagcaccagtatcaactgtcgcagtagaacaagcttttagtcaagggagtaatatattggatgagaggcgatcaagtttggctctcgaatctattgaagcctaagtatgcgtggacgattgggCAATAGTtgaattacgccaacaagaaataaaagtggacttcaatgaagaatcgcttgatttaactacggatagttcgatgatgggaaataatactcaatatagtggaggtgaatgataaggtaagagcGTACTGCCaactattagatatgcaaaggtaagagaactacgtaggttttgattcttctaaaccccaagaagatacgtagaaaacttaattgaaaaattaagtccaagtctttcttttaattttcaattattgtaattaataatttaaaaattaaatcaagatcatgtattagaattgacggttcaatgttggtttcgaaccgaaaccgtcggttctgAACCGGGGTCATGAACCGGAActgtcggttccgaaccgtgaACGAACCGTCCTATTACGGTTTTGGTTCAGGGTCTTTAATTTTTCGAACTGTGAACCGATGGTTTCGAACGGAAACCGCCGGTTCATGAACTGTGGCCAGGACTACCAGTAAGGGAAACTCTTCGGCTTCAAACCCAGttctatttttctctcttttttgtttgaaaCCGGCTGCTGTTTCCTCTTCCAAGGAAAAATGAATTTGGccaaatttcaaagaaatgATCACATTTCTTAAGTGAAATTCAATCATTCAGTCTAGAAAGCATTGCAATATATAACATCTGAGTCACCATATCCAACAAGCAGTAAATtaggaaaacaaaaaagaaaaattctcaaTTGAGGTAGCATATATCcatgatttttaaattacaacatttgcagtatatatatatatatatatatatatatatatatatatatatatatatgtaaaagtgTTTCTGCAAGCATTGCAACATGGTTAACAAAAGTATTAAGACGGTTTTATGAGACCAAGTAATGTAACTTCTGCCTCAATGATGAGACTGTCATCCACCAAGTAACCCATTTTGGGATCCTTCAATTTAGCCAAGGACATGAATGTTGCATAACCCCAGTCAGGTTGCGAAGGAGAAAACAAATGTTCAGCTGGAAGTAATCAGAAATCAAGAAGGCAATTAGAacatatagaaaattaaattcaatgtgAATATTTAAACTCTTACTTTGATATGATAAGTCCTCTCCATTGATTTGGTCTTTGACACGAAGAATGAATTTCAAGAAGAATTTATCAGGAAGAGCGTAGAAACGAGCATGAGTTAGATAAATTGAAATGTTGCTGCCCCTAAACTCTCCATTTCCTTTAGGATAGAGAATGATATTCCTGCAAAATGTTCCCAAATCAGTACTCAATAAGtgcgcataattttattattatataatggaAGTTTTCAAATGTCGAGATATACAGAAGTTTGCTAGAAATAAGAATGACTATAAATACCAATTATAGTCTCCAAATGATTCAGAATTGTAACGTTGATCagctaaaaatgaaaaattattaagctTCCAAGAATAGTAACAAGTTGTAGGTTGCTTTATCATTGATAAGCACTCCCCTTTGAAGGTACTTTTGACAACAAAAACCTCAGCACCAAAGACACAAGTGTCTTCGATAAGAAATCCATTTAGAGGATTGCAAAACGTTTCCAGGTCTATGAATTTGGCGATGTCCCATTCAGTCTTCATTGCATGGAAACGCCTTTCTCTCCACTCTACATGCATCACAAACATGATTATTTAAGAAAttcctttagaaaaaaaataatttcatagaCATTGGAGTTCACATTGCTATTGATTATATATGTTCTACCCTGGGTAATAAAATACTTATTCTGCAGCTGATTGAGCATAAAGAAGTTGAAAACGACATTGATTTCCCAGCCTGAATGTAAAGAATTCATTTCAGCCAATGCCAGGTAAATTGAGATATGATCTCTCCCGTCTCGGAACTTGTCTCCATTTGGGTAGAGAGACAGTTTCCTGTAAGTTCACAACTTCAGTATAACAATATTAATGCTTAAACTTGTAAAGTTAGTCATTTGAATTACTTTTGAAACTGTTACATAAGAAATAGATATGAAGAAATGGTAAGAATAGATACCATTGGTAGCCCCCCGATTCAAACTTGTCCGAGGTGTATTCAAGTATGGAGGCTTCTGATAGCATGGAGAAGGACTTGATTTTAAGTAAGTAATGACTTGGCGGAGCATCTCTtcctgaaattaaaattagttgaaATGATAACAGAATATATAATGGTATAATgctttagtattttaaaaaggctaaaggactatttcccacataAAGTATactgatttctcaagtttccttttgttaactttgaaaatcatatttatcaatTCACAAATGATTAAGCTTAACGGTTTTAAGagcaaaataatcattttatttgtaatattaaaaataaacctaaacttgattttattttctcttctaaaacctaaaaaataacaatttctcccaacccaagttttcaagaacaacattttccccctagggcttctaaacttttagattaaattttctaataacaATCAGTAATCTCCAGGTGATGTCTCTTCTTTCCCGACGTCTCCTTCTTCCAGCCATGCAGTGTCTCCTCCTCTTCGGCGTCATCGTCGACAATGAAGACTCTTTGTCATTGACGAAAATGTCGTCTTCGTCTTTGGATGAAGAAGCCGAAAAGGAGGAGACGTCATATGACCGGAAGGAAGAGACACcaaagaggaagagacatcGCATGAAGATCATCGgtcatcatcaaaaaatttaatttgaaagtttggaaactcTAGAaggaaatattgtttttgaaaacttgagttagagaaaaattattagttttgagagtttaaaatgaaaaaataagataactaACAGgcataattaattttcaaaattgattaaaaaaaacttgaaaattccGCATACTTTATgggggaataagtccttcggctttttaaaaagaaagaactaCAATTTTTTATCCACAAACTATATCAAAAAGATAAGTTTCTATTTCTAAAGTTGAAAATTTCCCACATTCCCTCTAATTCTTTTAACCAACTTTAACTCTAAAAGGGCATTCAAGTATTTGAacttattatttgttttctagTTTTTCATTTATCCTCTCATTGCAACTTCCTCGTCTTTCGTTACCCAAAAAAGAGACTTCCTcatcttccattttttatttctcatcTCTCGTCTTCTTCTTTACAACCAACAGAGATACTCTCACCGACACCAAATTGTAGCATCCTCATCTACCCTTTTTTTCGTTTCTGTTCTCTTATGGCAAGTCCACaagtttcttcatcttcttcttcccaaCAAATACAAACTCTCTCATCGCCACGAAACGCAACTTCCTTATCTTGCCACCAAGACATCATTATCACGACCACCAACACCCAGCACGCACACATTACAACAACCATCACCAACTACTACCATCAAACCCACTCTTCCACCACCAGACTCACTGCCACGAACCACAAACACCCCCAACACACAACCAATTGAGGAAATAACtcctattttgtttttgtttggctTATTAGATGTGATTTCCATATTGTGTGCGGGTGAATTCTTGATGGGAAAAAGTGGGTGATGAGGATTGCTTAGTATCACACCACTCAAATGCGATTTTGGTTAGAGTTACACTGGAATTGTGAGTTTCTAATCATAATCGCATTGGAATGTGTTATTCCGGCCAAATGGCATAACCCAGTGTGATTTGGTAGAATTCAACCTAAAAAATTGGTCGGCAATGAAAGTCATGttttattaactaataaaattacgtgaatttattttaagcatataaatatgtatatatttatatgtattattatataattaaatgattttaaattaaaaataaaataataataacacataaatatgtatacatttatatatctaaaataaatatacattatattactctttataaacgtaatgaaaatacatatataaaaatttggggTCACAGTgacatttaactttaattgtcATTACAAAGTAATAAGtgtattttccattttttccttgctttTGCTTCAAATATCAGAAGAATTTAATAACAGGATATGACAAAAGTTgcaaatttttcatttcaacttaaaaggtgaaaacttttattttgaCATAATTCGGTGGGAAATAGTAGTTCTGCCTTTCAAGAACCATTTTTTTCCATTAGTCAGCTAACATCTTAACCagaatattaacatttataagTGTTCAAACGAATCTTTCTTCTATGTAAATTCAATAGAGATAGCAGGGAAGCATGGAAAAAAGTACCTCTTGAGATGCCACTCTGATCAGAGAAAGGAGAATCCATGTTGAACTGCAAgctgaaattaaaaaacaatcaGAATTTTTTAGTTGGGTTTGGCTCTTATACACTGAAATCTGAAAGACATGCAACTGAAGCCTAATTAAATTGATGATGATCCAATACTCCACCGTTTTCTGTTCTTCAGCTCTTTATAGCTTCTTCATATCTCCTTCGAATTCCTTTCCTTCTTGACCAAGGCTTGAGAAAATTATTTGTCTCCCCCACAACTTTGAAAAagattaggccaaaagactcattcccacccaagttttagtccacACCCACTCTTACCCACGGGGTTTCAAAAATGCAAATACCCACCTATCCCTAAACTTCTGTTAGAATTATCAATTAAATGTAAAGATAAAactgtaattttaataatattattaaaaactatatacctttatcctattttttcctcaagttttgaaaattaacaattttctccttagatcataattttttaggtttgaaaatggcAATTTCACCCCACCCTGGGTTTTACATTTTCTGTATATTTTTATCCTTCAATCACCCCCTAAGTTTAGAATTCTATGTTTCACCCCTTGTACTTCACATTTTGCAGGGCTTGGACCAACCTTCTCCTTTGTCTCCAACCGACTGaccttcttcttcatctctgaTCGAATGTCCAACTTGAGATCGAGCTGACACCGATCAAAGCTTTTGGCTTAGAGATGGGTGGCTAGACACGTCAATCGAGCCAGGTCAAAAGGGGGTCCCGCctaaagcacaaaaaaaaaaagctcgaCACGAGAAGACTTGGCTCGACAATGTAGTGTATCGGGCCAGACCCATAGGCCTATCAGATTGAGtttagggctttaatattaagcccatgaCATAGCCCAGCCTGGCTCAACactgtataaaaaattaaaaaaaaattttcttctgcCTTGGAGAAGCAAAGCTTCTGGCACTTGGTAGAAACCCTTTTGCTTCTGCCTAGTGGAAGTCGTTGGCCTTTTCAACAGCTTCTACCaagttgcttaattttttttattttttaattaatttacttttttctatataaaccattcaatttttcttcattttcacttttatttacaaatctatcaatctcaattatttaattatatttttaatctcatttctctcatcaactctctttcaaaaaatatatgaatctgCAGATAATAATTCTTAgagtttataatttcattttattttaattttatcattacaaaatattataaatggatccaatatcaaatgaattcaatctatttgaatatcattattacaaaatattaaatgttatatagtaaatgtattttatttattttttgtaatttatatagtatataaattaatttatttgtattatgttatcaatttataatattttttatcatgtaaccacggtattcctccaccacaagtgagagattataaataaaatattcatgatACTAtcttcagttttaataattgaaaaataatttgtgttaaaaaattttaattaaatttttttaaaatattaattaaatgattcaTCTTCGATTAGTGCTCCTCATGCTTCCAGTTGACAAATTGAAGGGAGGAAATGATTGTACCATCATCGACTATTGAAGGAGAGGTTGCTAATGACTCTAAATTGTTGAGATATAttgagatattgttgagatattgttgagataTTTGTATAGATAGTGAATCATAGAGAATCATATAGATTAGGAATGCTATAATATCCTTCCTAAACTTAGATAGGAGTAGTTAATGGTCTTCCTAAATTAGCTATCCTAATCtcctatataattataattctattgaatatgaaatatacagaaaattatattttcatggtatcagagcctagaataagaatttgaaattttttggcATTCTCTATTCAGTTTTCGGCGAATAAAAACCCTCTTTCCGGCTGTTTCTCCAATCACCgtgatttcatcttttttcgGTGATTGTGCTCACATTAGAAGGATCAGAATAGTCTCGCCATCAAACCCGTCGAAGTCCCATTGTCGTTATCCGCTGCACACACCTACACGCGCGACTTGTCTTTTCGGTATTCTCCGTTGCCGATCTCCTGTTCCGGCGACTGTGGAACGACACCACCCTCTCTATTGGACTCAAACGACATCGACAATTCTATCTATGGAAACTCCGCTGTCATCCGACGTCAGAATATCTCGCACGCACTAGCTGTTGTTCTCGCTCAGGCTGTGATCTCTGATCTGCTTCTCCGGAGAGCGTGCTGTCTCAGCGTCGACACTTTCAATTACAGAAAGCTTCGGTGATCCTCCTCCAACCATCCACGCGCCGTTCTGTCACCGTCCGCCGCTGTTATTGTCGAAAATAAGTTTCTGTCggcctttctcttctcttcaggCTGTGATTCTTCTATCGGCCTCATCTTCGGGAGCTTTTCAACGCTTCTTCTACCAGGTGGATtaagttttctattttattcTGATTATTATGGCTATTGAAAGCTCCAAAGTAGGTACACCATTCTCTTTCACTTCCTTGCCTATAATTACAACTGAAAAATTGATTGGTAGCAGTAATTATACTTCATGGCCTGCTTCTATTGAGTTATGGTGTTTGGGACAAGGAATCGAGGACCATTTAATCACTAAGGTTAAGGATGTTAAAACCGATAAGTCTAACTGGATTAGAATTGATGCTACTTTGTGTAGTATGTTATGGAATACAATTGATATCCaacttcaataaatttttaaagcataTCGGACATGTTTTGACCTATGGACTCAGGCTAAACTTCTTTATACTAATGACATCCAACCACTATATTCAGTGGTGTCTAATATGGTTAATTTAAAACACCCTAGGTTGAGCATGTCGGAGTTTCTTGGACGGATGGCTTCCCTGAAAACTGAGTTTAATTCTCTCCTTCCTACCAATAAATCTATTGCAGAAGACTTGGCACAGCGAGATAGATTCTTTATGGTATTAACTTTAGCTGCTATCGGCCCGAACCTTGATAATGTTTGGGATCAAATTTTGGCTAGTGCAGTTATTCTATCACTTGATGAGGTTTTTGCTCGATTGCTCCGTGTGTCCTCTCCAAGTATTATAACAGGTTCCAACCTAGACTCATATGCACTTGCCTCCCAGACTCAACATGGAGAACGTACTGGTCGGGGGAATCAGCCACGATGCAATTATTGCCATAAATGGGGTCATACTAGAGACAAATGCTATAAACTACATGGTCGTCCTCTTCGGGTTGCCAATGTTATTCAGATGGATAGTTCACACTCTTCTAATAATCAATCTCAACCATTATTAACTCTCACAGGT contains:
- the LOC123221745 gene encoding uncharacterized protein LOC123221745, with protein sequence MDSPFSDQSGISRGRDAPPSHYLLKIKSFSMLSEASILEYTSDKFESGGYQWKLSLYPNGDKFRDGRDHISIYLALAEMNSLHSGWEINVVFNFFMLNQLQNKYFITQEWRERRFHAMKTEWDIAKFIDLETFCNPLNGFLIEDTCVFGAEVFVVKSTFKGECLSMIKQPTTCYYSWKLNNFSFLADQRYNSESFGDYNWNIILYPKGNGEFRGSNISIYLTHARFYALPDKFFLKFILRVKDQINGEDLSYQTEHLFSPSQPDWGYATFMSLAKLKDPKMGYLVDDSLIIEAEVTLLGLIKPS